From Segatella copri, the proteins below share one genomic window:
- the nrdG gene encoding anaerobic ribonucleoside-triphosphate reductase activating protein, with amino-acid sequence MISVLSIVHDTMVDGPGFRTSIYCAGCPNHCPGCHNPQSWDISHGTMTSTDELMKEIMSDPFANVTFSGGDPMFQAKGFAELARAIREQSSKSIWCFTGYLFENLVKNPEQLELLRQIDVLVDGPFVQALRDEDLFFRGSSNQRIINVQKSLKEGRVIELNLTTENPNPVL; translated from the coding sequence ATGATCAGCGTTTTAAGCATCGTACATGATACGATGGTAGACGGTCCGGGCTTCCGCACATCCATTTATTGTGCGGGATGCCCCAACCATTGTCCGGGCTGCCATAATCCGCAGTCGTGGGACATCAGCCACGGCACGATGACCTCTACCGACGAGCTGATGAAGGAAATCATGAGCGACCCCTTCGCCAACGTCACCTTCTCGGGTGGCGACCCTATGTTTCAGGCAAAGGGCTTTGCCGAGCTGGCACGCGCCATCAGGGAGCAGAGCAGCAAGAGCATCTGGTGCTTTACGGGCTATCTCTTCGAAAACCTCGTGAAGAATCCCGAGCAGCTGGAACTCCTCCGCCAAATCGATGTATTGGTAGACGGCCCCTTCGTACAGGCATTGCGCGATGAAGACCTCTTCTTCAGGGGCAGCAGCAACCAGCGCATCATCAACGTGCAGAAGTCGCTGAAAGAAGGAAGAGTGATAGAACTCAATCTTACAACAGAAAACCCGAATCCGGTATTGTAA
- a CDS encoding 2-amino-4-hydroxy-6-hydroxymethyldihydropteridine diphosphokinase, which yields MRTRTKVIIAIGSNRNQEENVLKAHEHLRWMFKNCLFGPRMWTEPIGLENSDKFLNQVMLGETICSKKSVLAALRSVEQRCGRRIRGPYRKVDVPLDLDLLLYGDEKLHESEWERDYIQSSISYLEEKDAKRDRKYLR from the coding sequence ATGAGAACTCGTACAAAAGTAATTATAGCTATCGGCTCTAACAGAAATCAGGAAGAGAATGTGTTGAAGGCACATGAACATCTGAGATGGATGTTCAAGAACTGCCTCTTCGGTCCGCGCATGTGGACTGAGCCTATCGGACTGGAGAATTCAGACAAGTTTCTGAATCAGGTGATGTTGGGGGAGACCATCTGCTCTAAGAAGTCTGTGCTTGCCGCGCTGCGGAGTGTGGAGCAGAGATGCGGACGCAGAATCCGTGGTCCTTATCGTAAGGTAGATGTTCCGCTGGATCTCGACCTTCTGCTCTATGGCGATGAGAAATTGCACGAGAGCGAGTGGGAGCGTGATTATATTCAGAGTTCTATCAGCTACCTCGAAGAGAAGGATGCTAAGAGGGATAGGAAATATTTAAGATAA
- a CDS encoding glucosaminidase domain-containing protein: MNHLKANILGLALLCCLPMGAQLKWNQAYQTYINQYKDLAIEQMLRYRIPASITLAQGLFESAAGRSDLVRQGNNHFGIKCHNWTGPTQYHDDDARGECFRVYQDARDSYEDHSKFLARQPRYARLFELSQHDYKGWARGLKACGYATNPQYANKLIQIIELYKLNQYDKAKRYDRFMATHSGTDQPVNAEGLLHPIHIFNKNYYLYAREGDTFKSIGKEVGISWRKLARYNERNKHAVLHKGDIIYLKKKRSKAPKQYKKRPHVIQPGESMYAISQKYGIRLEKLYKMNHLDPNIPVSVGTRLRVR, encoded by the coding sequence ATGAATCATCTAAAAGCAAACATTTTAGGGCTCGCTCTGCTCTGCTGCCTCCCGATGGGCGCACAGCTGAAGTGGAACCAGGCCTATCAGACATATATCAACCAGTATAAGGATCTTGCCATCGAGCAGATGCTCCGTTACCGCATTCCAGCCAGCATCACCCTAGCACAGGGACTGTTTGAGAGTGCGGCAGGAAGGAGCGACCTCGTACGCCAGGGCAACAACCACTTCGGCATAAAATGTCACAACTGGACGGGCCCAACCCAGTACCACGACGATGATGCCAGGGGCGAATGCTTCCGCGTATACCAGGACGCAAGAGACAGCTACGAAGACCACAGCAAGTTTCTGGCGCGCCAGCCACGCTACGCACGCCTCTTCGAACTCTCGCAGCACGACTACAAGGGATGGGCTCGCGGACTGAAAGCCTGCGGCTACGCCACCAACCCGCAGTATGCCAACAAGCTGATACAGATTATAGAGCTCTACAAGCTCAACCAGTATGACAAGGCCAAGCGCTACGACCGCTTCATGGCTACCCACAGCGGTACCGACCAGCCTGTAAACGCCGAAGGATTGCTGCACCCTATCCATATCTTCAACAAGAATTACTATCTCTATGCCCGCGAAGGCGACACCTTCAAGAGCATAGGCAAGGAGGTGGGCATCAGCTGGCGCAAACTGGCTCGCTACAACGAGCGCAACAAGCACGCCGTGCTGCACAAGGGCGACATCATCTATCTGAAGAAGAAACGCTCCAAGGCACCTAAGCAGTATAAGAAGCGCCCTCACGTGATACAGCCGGGCGAAAGCATGTACGCCATCTCGCAGAAGTATGGCATCCGACTGGAGAAACTCTACAAGATGAACCATCTCGACCCTAACATCCCGGTAAGCGTAGGAACAAGGCTGAGGGTGAGATAA
- a CDS encoding IgA Peptidase M64, with amino-acid sequence MKRMILSLATMAMLMAPGTIKAQNFDDYFTDKTLRVDYTFAGNQKQQMIAVDELNVMPRWYGKRQRLAELPVEGNGQITVRDHRSGKIIYRNSFSTLFQEWLSYPEAEKNTQSFENVFLVPMPKDTVDITLDLRNNRREITTTLTHQVAPKDILIHQKGNKPTPYVTLQQAADTTRCIHIAYVAEGYTDAEMPVFLKDAQEATEAIFAHEPFKSMRDRFNIVAVKSPSKQSGPSIPAQGIWHETALSSHFDTFYSDRYLTTLHLKDLHNWLAGIPYEHIIVLVNSDKYGGGGILNSYNLTTCHQKWFKPVVVHEFGHSFAGLADEYAYEQEQIPMYPHDVEPWEKNITTLADFHGKWENMIDKKTKIPTPLSKKEKEAVSKVGVFEGAGYSVKGVYRGVQDCRMRINETPEFCPVCKKALQDIIDFYTK; translated from the coding sequence ATGAAGAGAATGATATTATCCCTCGCCACCATGGCGATGCTGATGGCGCCCGGCACCATAAAGGCGCAAAACTTTGACGACTATTTCACAGACAAGACGCTGCGGGTAGACTATACCTTTGCCGGCAACCAGAAGCAGCAGATGATAGCCGTAGACGAACTCAACGTAATGCCACGCTGGTACGGCAAAAGGCAGCGACTGGCCGAACTCCCGGTAGAGGGCAACGGACAGATAACCGTACGCGACCACCGCTCGGGCAAAATCATCTACCGCAACTCCTTCTCCACCCTCTTCCAGGAATGGCTCTCCTATCCAGAGGCAGAGAAGAACACGCAGAGTTTCGAGAACGTATTCCTCGTTCCGATGCCGAAAGATACCGTAGACATCACCCTCGACCTGCGCAACAACCGCCGCGAGATAACCACCACGCTCACCCACCAGGTAGCGCCGAAAGACATTCTGATTCATCAGAAAGGCAACAAGCCTACACCATACGTCACCCTGCAGCAGGCTGCCGACACCACCCGATGCATCCACATCGCATACGTGGCTGAAGGCTATACCGATGCAGAGATGCCTGTCTTCCTGAAAGATGCGCAGGAGGCTACAGAGGCCATCTTCGCCCACGAACCCTTCAAGAGCATGAGAGACCGATTCAACATCGTAGCCGTAAAATCGCCATCCAAGCAGAGCGGACCTAGCATCCCAGCCCAGGGCATCTGGCACGAGACCGCCCTCAGCTCTCATTTCGACACCTTCTACAGCGACCGCTACCTTACCACCCTGCATCTCAAAGACCTGCACAACTGGCTGGCAGGTATCCCTTACGAGCACATCATCGTGCTGGTAAATTCGGATAAGTACGGCGGTGGCGGCATCCTCAATTCATACAATCTCACCACCTGCCACCAGAAATGGTTCAAGCCGGTAGTGGTGCATGAGTTTGGCCATTCCTTTGCCGGACTTGCCGATGAATACGCCTACGAACAGGAGCAGATACCGATGTATCCTCACGATGTAGAGCCTTGGGAGAAGAACATCACTACCCTTGCCGATTTCCACGGAAAATGGGAGAACATGATAGACAAGAAGACCAAGATTCCTACTCCACTCTCCAAGAAAGAGAAGGAGGCGGTGAGCAAGGTGGGTGTCTTCGAAGGTGCCGGATACAGCGTGAAGGGCGTTTACCGCGGTGTGCAGGACTGCCGTATGCGCATCAACGAAACGCCGGAGTTCTGCCCGGTATGCAAGAAGGCGCTGCAGGACATCATCGACTTCTACACGAAATAA
- the cdd gene encoding cytidine deaminase, translating into MKEQNLNIRYMVAQLSELSQQEQELVNRAKAATSNAYANYSHFYVGAALLLADGRIVIGANQENAAFPSGLCAERSAIFGAQSNYPDQPILTLAIAARNGNGFLKSPISPCGACRQVILEMEDRYQRPVRILLYGENGTYCFDSIKDLLPFCFVDSNMKE; encoded by the coding sequence ATGAAAGAGCAAAACCTAAACATCAGATACATGGTGGCTCAGCTCTCAGAGTTGAGCCAGCAGGAGCAGGAGCTCGTAAACAGGGCGAAGGCTGCCACCAGCAATGCGTATGCTAACTACAGCCACTTCTATGTGGGAGCAGCCCTGCTCTTGGCCGACGGCAGAATAGTGATTGGAGCCAACCAGGAGAACGCCGCCTTCCCGTCGGGACTCTGTGCCGAGCGCAGCGCCATCTTCGGTGCCCAGAGCAACTATCCCGACCAGCCTATCCTGACGCTCGCCATAGCAGCGAGAAACGGGAATGGTTTCCTCAAGTCGCCTATCTCGCCATGCGGAGCCTGCCGCCAGGTGATACTGGAGATGGAAGACCGCTACCAGCGCCCCGTACGCATCCTGCTCTATGGCGAGAACGGCACCTACTGCTTCGACAGCATCAAAGACCTTCTCCCCTTCTGCTTCGTAGATTCGAACATGAAGGAATAA
- a CDS encoding IS1182 family transposase produces MLEQQQTISFSDYSSLYDLIIPKDNLLRQITDLVDFSFVYQELQDKYCHDNGRTAESPIRMFKYLLLKVIYDISDVDVVERTRYDMSFKYFLGLTPEETNLINPSSLTKFRRLRLKNMELLDLLIKKTVSIAIEAGVLKSRTIIVDATHTHSRSNPISAAKSLEYYCKAVIKVVNSVDDSMELPELPKEKKYSSIMTAAKTIVATVEADAATANMPAVKERLNMLKETISDAETRGVISKDADARTGHKTAHSSFFGYKTHIAMSDERIITAATVTSGEKGDGQQLPELIKKTEEAGMEVDSIVADKAYSSKENLKMAKENNMRLSARLSSVIDGNRTNKLPFEYNKDADLYVCPAGHLAKWKEMNYRKNDKRHRNSSITYYFDVDKCKVCPLREGCYKEGAKTKTYAITIKSDEQLEQIEYQKTEEFINLQRKRYKIEAKNSELKNVLGYDRALSYGLSCMEMQGALTIFAANVKRIIKLMQNA; encoded by the coding sequence ATGCTAGAGCAACAACAGACCATATCATTCAGTGATTATTCAAGTTTGTATGACTTGATTATCCCAAAAGACAACCTGCTCCGCCAGATTACTGACCTGGTGGACTTTAGTTTCGTATACCAGGAATTGCAGGACAAGTATTGTCATGACAATGGTCGTACAGCAGAGAGTCCTATCCGTATGTTTAAGTATCTTCTTTTAAAGGTAATCTATGACATATCGGATGTTGATGTTGTTGAACGTACTCGCTATGATATGTCGTTTAAGTACTTCTTGGGATTAACTCCTGAGGAGACTAATCTGATTAATCCTAGTTCCTTGACCAAATTCCGTCGACTTCGTCTGAAGAATATGGAGCTGTTGGATCTTCTTATCAAGAAGACTGTTTCTATTGCTATAGAAGCAGGTGTCCTCAAGTCTAGAACCATCATTGTTGATGCAACCCATACGCATTCTCGTTCCAACCCTATCAGTGCAGCAAAGAGTTTGGAGTATTATTGCAAGGCCGTAATCAAGGTCGTTAATTCTGTGGATGACAGCATGGAATTGCCTGAGCTTCCAAAAGAAAAGAAGTATTCTTCTATCATGACTGCAGCCAAAACGATAGTTGCTACGGTGGAAGCTGATGCTGCAACTGCCAATATGCCTGCAGTCAAGGAGCGTCTCAATATGCTGAAAGAAACCATTTCAGACGCAGAGACCCGAGGCGTAATATCAAAAGATGCAGATGCCCGTACAGGACATAAAACAGCGCATTCTTCATTCTTTGGCTATAAGACGCATATAGCTATGAGCGATGAGAGAATTATCACCGCAGCTACCGTCACCTCCGGCGAGAAGGGTGATGGACAGCAATTGCCAGAATTGATAAAAAAGACAGAGGAAGCAGGAATGGAAGTTGATTCCATAGTAGCAGATAAGGCATATTCCAGCAAGGAGAATCTCAAAATGGCAAAGGAAAACAATATGCGCCTCTCTGCTCGTTTAAGCTCTGTAATTGACGGTAATCGAACAAACAAACTCCCTTTTGAATACAACAAGGATGCAGATCTGTACGTCTGCCCAGCAGGGCATCTGGCGAAATGGAAAGAGATGAATTATCGCAAAAATGACAAGCGTCACAGAAACTCCAGCATTACCTATTATTTTGATGTGGACAAATGCAAGGTCTGTCCATTACGTGAAGGTTGCTACAAGGAAGGAGCCAAGACAAAAACATATGCGATTACCATCAAATCGGATGAACAGTTGGAGCAAATCGAATATCAAAAAACAGAAGAGTTTATAAATCTTCAGAGGAAACGATACAAGATAGAAGCCAAAAACTCCGAACTTAAGAATGTCTTAGGATATGACAGAGCCCTGTCATACGGTTTGTCGTGCATGGAAATGCAGGGAGCTTTGACTATTTTCGCTGCAAATGTGAAGAGAATCATCAAATTGATGCAAAATGCATAA
- a CDS encoding right-handed parallel beta-helix repeat-containing protein, translated as MKRKKGFLYIMGVGMAMSALLASCADDESFSTSRGDVLSFSVDTLKMDTTFSNVPTPTRSFWVYNRTGKALRCQSVRLENGNQKGYRVNVDGSYLGTEAGFQTQNVEIRKGDSIRVFVELTSAMQNSEEPQLVSDNLVFALESGVEQKVNLRAFSWDAMKLNSLEVKQDQLLESTLPVVVYGGIRVDEAATLTIAPGTQLYFHENAGLQVFGSLKIEGEKDREVVMRGDRLDHMFDYLPYDRTPGQWQGIRLMSSAHDCRISFADIHSAYDAVMIEAGDATKQKLLIENATIHNSQGYGVRIDSAKVQIYNSQITNCLNHPLYVEGGDVEVNGCTIAQFYPFDGRRESAIGFASPLPRFEVRNSLVTGYHDDEVVWEAPKEEDAFNFLFDHCVLRTEKLETDDSLKFTHVVYEDIKDTTVFAEKHFRLFDTDNLKYDFHLRKESAAIGKADAETLPATDRDGLPRKKEQPAAGCFEYKEE; from the coding sequence ATGAAACGGAAAAAGGGATTTTTGTATATAATGGGTGTAGGGATGGCGATGAGCGCCCTGCTTGCCAGTTGTGCCGACGATGAGAGTTTCTCAACGTCGAGGGGCGATGTGCTCTCGTTTTCGGTAGATACGCTGAAGATGGACACCACCTTCTCGAATGTGCCTACGCCTACCCGAAGCTTCTGGGTTTACAACCGTACGGGCAAGGCTCTGCGCTGCCAGTCGGTGCGGCTGGAAAACGGTAACCAGAAGGGCTACCGGGTGAATGTTGACGGCTCTTATCTGGGCACCGAAGCGGGATTCCAGACGCAGAATGTGGAGATCAGGAAGGGTGACAGCATACGCGTGTTCGTAGAACTGACTTCGGCGATGCAGAACAGCGAAGAGCCGCAGCTGGTGAGCGACAACCTGGTGTTTGCGCTGGAAAGTGGCGTGGAGCAGAAGGTGAACCTGAGGGCGTTTTCATGGGATGCGATGAAACTCAATTCGCTCGAGGTGAAGCAGGACCAGCTGCTAGAGAGCACGCTGCCGGTAGTGGTTTATGGGGGCATCAGGGTTGATGAGGCGGCTACGCTGACCATTGCTCCGGGCACCCAACTCTATTTCCACGAGAATGCGGGTTTGCAGGTGTTCGGGTCGCTGAAGATTGAGGGCGAAAAGGACAGGGAAGTGGTGATGCGGGGCGACCGACTGGACCACATGTTCGATTATCTGCCTTATGACCGTACACCGGGACAATGGCAGGGAATCAGACTGATGTCTTCGGCTCATGACTGCAGGATTTCGTTTGCTGATATTCATAGTGCCTACGATGCTGTGATGATAGAAGCGGGCGATGCTACGAAGCAGAAACTGCTTATCGAGAATGCTACGATTCATAACAGTCAGGGCTACGGTGTGAGGATTGATTCTGCCAAGGTGCAGATTTATAACTCGCAGATAACCAACTGCCTGAACCATCCGCTCTATGTTGAGGGTGGCGATGTTGAGGTAAACGGCTGCACTATAGCCCAGTTCTATCCGTTTGACGGGCGCCGCGAGTCTGCCATCGGTTTTGCCTCTCCGCTGCCTCGTTTCGAGGTGAGAAATTCGCTCGTAACGGGCTATCATGATGATGAGGTGGTCTGGGAGGCTCCGAAAGAGGAGGATGCCTTCAATTTCCTCTTCGACCATTGTGTGTTGCGCACGGAGAAGCTGGAGACGGACGACAGTCTGAAGTTCACCCATGTGGTTTATGAGGACATCAAGGATACGACGGTGTTTGCCGAGAAGCATTTCCGCCTATTCGACACCGACAATCTGAAGTATGATTTCCATCTGCGCAAGGAGTCGGCAGCAATAGGAAAGGCAGATGCCGAAACCCTGCCTGCAACCGACCGTGATGGTTTGCCGAGAAAGAAAGAGCAGCCTGCCGCAGGATGCTTTGAGTATAAGGAGGAATAA
- a CDS encoding LrgB family protein translates to MNQLFQDSVFFGVLISLAAYGIGMLLKLKTGWSLMNPLLISIILVIITLLLTGVDYKTYSAGANSISYLLTPATICLAVPLYQQVELLKKNYRAVLIGIVSGVLASLCSVLILALIFHFDHASYVTFLPKSITTAIGIGVSEELGGHVSVSVVVIIVTGVLGNIFAEKFLKLLSIKEPIAKGIAIGCSAHALGTAKAMEMGTIEGAMSSLSIVVCGVMTVVGSSIFALFM, encoded by the coding sequence ATGAACCAGTTGTTCCAGGATTCTGTCTTCTTCGGCGTTCTCATCAGTCTGGCAGCCTACGGCATAGGCATGCTGCTGAAGCTGAAGACGGGATGGTCGCTGATGAACCCGCTGCTCATCTCCATCATCCTCGTTATCATTACGCTCCTGCTGACGGGCGTAGATTACAAGACCTATTCGGCGGGCGCCAACAGTATCAGTTATCTGCTCACACCAGCCACCATCTGTCTGGCTGTGCCGCTTTATCAGCAGGTTGAGCTTCTGAAGAAGAATTATCGGGCTGTGCTGATAGGCATTGTTTCGGGTGTGCTGGCGAGTCTCTGCTCCGTGCTCATTCTCGCCCTCATCTTCCATTTCGACCATGCGTCCTACGTTACCTTCCTGCCTAAGAGCATCACTACCGCCATCGGTATCGGCGTTTCTGAGGAGTTGGGCGGTCATGTTTCGGTTTCGGTGGTTGTCATCATCGTAACGGGTGTGCTGGGCAACATCTTTGCCGAGAAATTCCTGAAGCTTCTCTCCATCAAAGAGCCTATTGCCAAAGGTATCGCCATCGGCTGTTCTGCCCATGCGCTGGGTACGGCAAAGGCGATGGAAATGGGTACCATAGAGGGAGCCATGAGCAGTCTGAGCATCGTGGTTTGCGGTGTGATGACGGTTGTAGGTTCATCCATCTTTGCTCTGTTTATGTAG
- a CDS encoding CidA/LrgA family protein — protein sequence MLHFLLPLPIPASIYGIILLFLALETKLIKVKHIRETSSFLIAIMPVMFIPAAVGLIDSYQDIGNAWFQYIVVTVVSTFVVMGASGWITQMVIRKGKEAKK from the coding sequence TTGCTCCATTTTTTGCTGCCATTGCCTATTCCGGCAAGCATCTATGGCATCATCCTGCTCTTCCTTGCGCTGGAAACAAAACTGATCAAGGTGAAGCATATCCGCGAAACCAGCAGTTTCCTCATTGCCATCATGCCCGTGATGTTTATTCCGGCTGCCGTAGGACTGATTGATTCTTATCAGGATATCGGTAATGCATGGTTCCAGTATATCGTAGTTACGGTGGTCAGCACCTTCGTCGTGATGGGTGCTTCGGGCTGGATTACGCAGATGGTAATCAGAAAAGGAAAGGAGGCGAAGAAATGA
- a CDS encoding AAA family ATPase: protein MIITIARQCGCGAIRVGKLLAEKYGIPFYTRKNMMEMAEQRGVLDEMEAFFDERPVDELLFSMSSLGETQRALTEKPLRTLADMIGDEDCIIIGRCGNYIFRERKDLISVFLSGNLEARIKDIQEEKGFSYEEAEEFVEHTEDCRVAYHKYYTGLTWGNADDYDICLDTVRLGVEETASLIEQYVSLI, encoded by the coding sequence ATGATTATAACGATAGCGCGCCAGTGTGGATGTGGCGCTATTCGCGTGGGCAAGCTGCTCGCCGAAAAGTATGGTATTCCTTTTTATACCCGTAAAAATATGATGGAAATGGCTGAACAGAGAGGAGTGCTCGACGAGATGGAGGCTTTCTTCGATGAGCGGCCGGTAGATGAACTGCTCTTCTCGATGTCGTCGCTTGGCGAAACGCAGAGGGCGCTGACAGAAAAACCGCTCCGTACACTTGCCGATATGATAGGCGATGAAGACTGTATCATCATCGGCCGTTGCGGCAACTATATCTTCCGCGAGCGCAAAGACCTGATTTCTGTTTTCCTGAGCGGCAATCTGGAGGCTCGCATCAAGGATATTCAGGAGGAGAAGGGCTTTTCGTATGAGGAAGCTGAGGAGTTTGTAGAGCACACCGAGGATTGCAGAGTGGCTTATCATAAGTATTATACAGGCCTTACCTGGGGAAATGCCGATGATTACGACATCTGTCTGGATACGGTGCGCCTGGGCGTAGAAGAGACGGCAAGCCTCATTGAGCAGTACGTTAGCTTGATTTAG